A region of Myxococcus stipitatus DSM 14675 DNA encodes the following proteins:
- a CDS encoding LysR family transcriptional regulator encodes MPPRKLLRHLVWLESFTAAVEAGSIDSAAEHLGVARSVVSEHIRSLEMALADGATLLERGPGRRLQLTARGERLFAGTQTPLHQLDMKRLIDLASAEPVVRLGLNPTLSLSLLGKVAQDAAARGLKLVLSFGGPHELTRQVQTRQLDLALDFTPLPPHEGVESESLLRMPFVVLAGPGSALASTAAARRSLHVRDLGGQPFVDWLRDDPYGGANSARFAAHGVTVAEVARVESFLLLYDLLRAFSACAIAPDLRRMHPFPPDIHAWPLEEEEPQAVEVVALWPSGALSLGASTLLDGLRQPV; translated from the coding sequence ATGCCGCCACGCAAGCTCCTGCGACACCTCGTCTGGCTGGAGTCCTTCACCGCCGCCGTGGAGGCCGGCAGCATCGACTCCGCCGCCGAGCACCTGGGCGTGGCGCGCTCCGTGGTGAGCGAGCACATCCGCTCGCTGGAGATGGCGCTGGCGGACGGCGCGACCCTGCTCGAGCGAGGCCCCGGACGGCGCCTCCAGCTCACCGCGCGAGGCGAGCGCCTCTTCGCCGGCACGCAGACCCCCCTGCACCAGCTCGACATGAAGCGGCTGATAGACTTGGCGAGCGCCGAGCCCGTGGTGCGCCTGGGCCTCAACCCCACCTTGTCCCTCTCCTTGCTGGGCAAGGTGGCGCAAGACGCGGCCGCGCGGGGCCTCAAGCTGGTCCTCAGCTTCGGCGGGCCGCATGAGCTCACCCGCCAGGTGCAGACGCGCCAGCTCGACCTGGCCCTCGACTTCACCCCGCTCCCGCCCCACGAGGGCGTGGAGTCGGAGTCCCTGCTGCGCATGCCCTTCGTCGTGCTGGCGGGGCCCGGCAGCGCGCTGGCGAGCACGGCGGCGGCCCGACGCTCCCTGCACGTGCGGGACTTGGGAGGACAGCCCTTCGTCGACTGGCTGCGAGACGACCCCTACGGTGGCGCCAACAGCGCACGCTTCGCGGCGCATGGCGTCACGGTGGCCGAGGTGGCGCGCGTCGAGAGCTTCCTGCTCCTCTACGATCTGCTGCGAGCGTTCAGCGCGTGCGCGATTGCACCGGACCTGCGCCGCATGCACCCGTTCCCTCCGGACATCCACGCGTGGCCGCTGGAGGAGGAGGAGCCCCAGGCCGTGGAGGTCGTCGCGCTCTGGCCGTCGGGCGCGCTGAGCCTGGGCGCCTCGACGCTGCTCGACGGACTGCGTCAACCCGTATGA
- a CDS encoding sigma-54-dependent transcriptional regulator — translation METLLIVDDDVSLLETLKMHFEEIEHDGQPRYQVATATSAAAGLRAAQEAMPSVVILDMMLPDRTGLEIIEEMKGLCGDARIILVTAYHDMETTIRAMKAGAFDYIHKPFPDPAALDLVVERALEYRQLSRRADEVNRENAAVRLGDIVGTSPSMQQLVKEIGKVTGSAATVLITGESGTGKELIARVIHNYSYDEPRPFIGINCSAIVDTLLESELFGHEKGAFTGATSGKPGKFELAEDGTVFLDEIGDMSLMLQSKLLRVLQEREFERVGGVKRIKLRARVIAATHRNLSEEVEHVRFREDLYQRLKVITLLIPPLRERREDIPLLIKHLLERINEKVHKRVTRVPPEVMGRLTRLPWRGNVRELENVLTRAVVLAPGDVLRGDDLPSLDITPAPEAGRTTATNVMFTAPAVDDASLIPTLEEAERMLIARAMAVTKGHKGRTCQILGISRPTLERKLQKYNLSQGQNPLGHGFTVKDDP, via the coding sequence ATGGAGACCCTTCTCATCGTTGACGATGACGTGTCGCTCCTCGAGACGCTCAAGATGCACTTCGAGGAGATAGAACACGACGGCCAGCCCCGCTACCAGGTGGCCACCGCCACCAGCGCCGCCGCGGGCCTGCGCGCCGCCCAGGAGGCCATGCCCAGCGTGGTCATCCTCGACATGATGCTGCCGGACCGCACCGGTCTGGAGATCATCGAGGAGATGAAGGGCCTGTGCGGCGATGCCCGCATCATCCTGGTCACCGCCTACCACGACATGGAGACGACCATCCGCGCGATGAAGGCGGGTGCGTTCGACTACATCCACAAGCCCTTCCCGGACCCCGCCGCGCTGGACCTCGTGGTGGAGCGCGCGCTCGAGTACCGCCAGCTCTCGCGCCGCGCGGACGAGGTCAACCGGGAGAACGCCGCCGTCCGGCTGGGCGACATCGTCGGCACCAGCCCCTCCATGCAGCAGCTGGTGAAGGAGATCGGCAAGGTCACCGGCAGCGCCGCCACCGTGCTGATCACCGGCGAGAGCGGCACGGGCAAGGAGCTCATCGCCCGCGTCATCCACAACTACTCGTACGACGAGCCCCGGCCCTTCATCGGCATCAACTGCTCGGCCATCGTCGACACGCTGCTGGAGAGCGAGCTGTTCGGCCACGAGAAGGGCGCCTTCACCGGCGCCACGTCGGGCAAGCCCGGCAAGTTCGAGCTGGCCGAGGACGGCACCGTCTTCCTCGACGAGATTGGCGACATGTCGCTGATGCTCCAATCCAAGCTCTTGCGCGTCCTGCAGGAGCGCGAGTTCGAGCGCGTCGGCGGCGTCAAGCGCATCAAGCTGCGCGCCCGCGTCATCGCCGCCACGCACCGCAACCTCTCCGAGGAAGTGGAGCACGTCCGCTTTCGTGAGGACCTCTACCAGCGCCTCAAGGTGATCACCCTCCTGATTCCCCCGCTGCGCGAGCGGCGCGAGGACATCCCGCTGCTCATCAAGCACCTGCTCGAGCGCATCAACGAGAAGGTCCACAAGCGCGTCACCCGCGTGCCCCCCGAGGTCATGGGGCGCCTCACCCGACTGCCGTGGCGCGGCAACGTGCGCGAGCTGGAGAACGTCCTCACCCGCGCCGTCGTCCTCGCCCCCGGCGATGTGTTGAGGGGTGATGACCTGCCATCGCTCGACATCACGCCGGCCCCCGAGGCAGGCCGGACCACCGCGACGAACGTCATGTTCACCGCCCCCGCCGTGGACGACGCCAGCCTCATCCCCACGCTCGAAGAGGCCGAACGGATGCTCATCGCCCGTGCCATGGCCGTCACCAAAGGGCACAAGGGTCGCACCTGCCAGATTCTTGGAATCAGTCGACCCACCCTGGAGCGCAAACTCCAGAAGTACAATCTTTCACAGGGACAGAACCCTTTGGGGCACGGGTTCACCGTGAAGGACGACCCGTGA
- a CDS encoding sulfatase-like hydrolase/transferase codes for MSRTPPATLTPPERLRQRLADARPLLGPALLWCTLHGLLALLFFGAPLLASVERLAPSLRPVLLAGGVVQALFLGLLAFVATLPLVLLGRRYALTMTLAVALGVAMLGVDALVLSSLGFHINGLVLAVALQPRALAETGLAPHELAMAALAALAVLSFDVWTGVHFLRRVQRPVRVGRLVALLVLITAAERLTSAYLVFAHGGAVLHAATTLPLQAPVRMNTLLTRLTDRPPASGLRLGVSPEAGAPAASIEPSAVRFTRRPDILLILAESLRDDFFTPEVMPNLWRRAEHGTRFLHHHSAASSTDFSLFSLFFGLEAQRRDAVVGAGRAPLLFPALKANGYRQAFFAASSVDWMGLKDTVFRDVHGGLRTDYEGRSHLRDAEMVKDAVSLARSTPRDVPLFTFVFFAGTHFDYDYPPRSAVFSPAWDGDGGLATARVPAEHLKARAWNSAYEVDTKVEELLRQWEAARGTRPLVVFTGDHGEEFREHGRVGHASDVTELQLHVPMLIFDERLAPGEVDSVTGHIDLVPTLFDLLGDTHPPEKLGDGIPMTRPDPRRYLLTTIGWEPRYALIGRELKVRFGAGLPGTELSDMWDRPLPDAQERFAAEAPRILRRLRGGDAEREESPEPTSTATTPPR; via the coding sequence ATGTCTCGGACGCCTCCCGCCACCCTCACGCCCCCAGAGAGGCTCCGCCAGAGACTGGCCGACGCCCGGCCGTTGCTGGGCCCCGCGCTGCTCTGGTGCACCCTGCACGGGCTGCTCGCGCTGCTCTTCTTCGGCGCCCCGCTGCTCGCCTCCGTGGAGCGGCTGGCCCCGTCGCTGCGGCCCGTGCTGCTCGCGGGCGGCGTCGTCCAGGCCCTGTTCCTGGGGCTCCTCGCCTTCGTGGCCACGCTGCCCTTGGTGCTGCTCGGGCGGCGCTACGCGCTGACGATGACCCTCGCGGTGGCCCTGGGCGTGGCCATGCTCGGCGTGGATGCGCTGGTGCTGTCGTCGCTGGGCTTCCACATCAACGGCCTGGTGCTCGCCGTCGCGCTCCAGCCGCGTGCGCTGGCGGAGACGGGGCTCGCGCCGCATGAGCTCGCGATGGCGGCCCTGGCGGCGCTGGCCGTCCTGTCGTTCGACGTCTGGACCGGTGTCCACTTCCTGCGGCGCGTCCAGCGCCCCGTCCGCGTGGGACGGCTCGTCGCCCTCCTGGTCCTCATCACCGCCGCGGAGCGACTGACCAGCGCCTATCTGGTCTTCGCCCACGGCGGCGCGGTGCTGCACGCGGCCACCACCCTGCCCCTCCAGGCCCCGGTGCGGATGAACACGCTGCTCACGCGGCTGACGGACCGCCCGCCCGCCTCCGGCCTGCGCCTGGGCGTCAGCCCCGAGGCCGGTGCCCCCGCCGCGAGCATCGAGCCCTCCGCCGTGCGCTTCACGCGGCGCCCCGACATCCTGCTCATCCTCGCGGAGAGCCTGCGCGACGACTTCTTCACGCCGGAGGTCATGCCGAACCTGTGGCGCAGGGCGGAGCACGGCACGCGCTTCCTGCATCACCACAGCGCGGCGAGCTCCACGGACTTCTCCCTCTTCAGCCTGTTCTTCGGCCTGGAAGCGCAGCGCCGGGACGCGGTGGTGGGCGCGGGGCGCGCGCCGCTCCTGTTCCCCGCGCTCAAGGCCAATGGCTACCGCCAGGCCTTCTTCGCCGCGTCCTCCGTGGACTGGATGGGCTTGAAGGACACCGTCTTCCGCGACGTCCACGGCGGCCTGCGCACGGACTACGAGGGCCGCAGCCACCTGCGCGACGCGGAGATGGTGAAGGACGCCGTGAGCCTGGCGCGCTCGACGCCTCGCGATGTCCCGCTCTTCACCTTCGTCTTCTTCGCGGGGACGCACTTCGACTACGACTACCCGCCGCGCTCGGCCGTGTTCTCGCCGGCCTGGGATGGGGATGGGGGACTGGCCACCGCGCGTGTCCCCGCCGAGCACCTCAAGGCGCGCGCGTGGAACTCCGCCTACGAGGTGGACACCAAGGTGGAGGAGCTGTTGCGCCAGTGGGAGGCCGCGCGAGGCACCCGCCCCCTGGTCGTCTTCACCGGAGACCACGGCGAGGAGTTCCGCGAGCACGGCCGCGTGGGTCACGCCAGCGACGTCACCGAGCTCCAGCTGCATGTCCCCATGCTCATCTTCGACGAGCGCCTGGCGCCCGGCGAGGTCGACTCCGTCACGGGCCACATCGACCTGGTGCCCACGCTGTTCGACCTGCTCGGGGATACACATCCGCCGGAGAAGCTGGGCGACGGCATTCCGATGACGCGGCCGGACCCTCGGCGCTACCTGCTCACCACCATCGGCTGGGAGCCTCGCTACGCGCTCATCGGCCGGGAGCTGAAGGTGCGCTTCGGCGCGGGACTCCCGGGCACGGAGCTCTCGGACATGTGGGACCGCCCGCTGCCGGACGCGCAGGAGCGCTTCGCCGCCGAGGCCCCTCGCATCCTCCGCCGCCTCCGAGGGGGCGACGCGGAGCGCGAGGAGTCCCCCGAGCCCACGAGCACCGCGACGACGCCTCCACGCTGA
- a CDS encoding aromatic amino acid hydroxylase — protein sequence MTPTELTISRLPAHLRRYVVSQDYAAYTPRDHAVWRHIMGKLRGHLAERAHPVYLEGLAATGINAEAIPSLDEMNAQLSRLGWSAVGVRGFIPPAVFTELQSMGVLAIAADIRTHEHIEYTPAPDIVHESAGHAPIIASRRYAEYLKACGMVGFKSVASVEDQAVFEAIRNLSVVKEDPDASAEEVAHAEARLAAASASRRYVSESTRAARLYWWTAEYGLVGSLDQPRIYGAGILSSIGEAVHCLTPAVRKLPLTVACADADYDITRMQPQLFVARDFEHLFEVLSEFESTLAWKRGGDFGLEVAREARTVNHLVLADGREVTGRVRESVLALGPVAPGLTSALVRMEGPIIVSRGGKSDGARPWNGDALVAFGAGELPERGPFKVSMSSGLELEGFAAGGGEVLALRARLGGRNLEVPAVTKLFLTPHLPSVAGGPADPETWDRWFGELEAFAAGDGEEQARARKSLALHPSLAALYREVRTLRESGKARPERLSQIAAAATDFQDDWLLRTEVDELRTARA from the coding sequence ATGACGCCAACGGAACTGACGATATCCCGCCTGCCCGCGCATCTGCGGCGCTACGTGGTGAGCCAGGACTACGCGGCGTATACGCCGAGGGACCACGCCGTCTGGCGTCACATCATGGGCAAGCTGCGCGGGCACCTCGCGGAGCGGGCGCACCCGGTGTACCTGGAAGGGCTGGCGGCGACGGGCATCAACGCCGAGGCCATTCCCAGTCTGGATGAGATGAACGCGCAGCTGTCGCGGCTGGGCTGGTCGGCGGTGGGCGTGCGCGGCTTCATCCCGCCCGCGGTCTTCACGGAGCTCCAGTCGATGGGGGTGCTGGCCATCGCCGCGGACATCCGCACGCACGAGCACATCGAGTACACGCCCGCGCCGGACATCGTGCACGAGAGCGCGGGGCACGCGCCCATCATCGCGAGCCGCCGCTACGCCGAGTACCTCAAGGCCTGCGGCATGGTGGGCTTCAAGTCGGTTGCCAGCGTGGAGGACCAGGCCGTCTTCGAGGCCATCCGCAACCTCTCCGTCGTGAAGGAGGACCCGGACGCGAGCGCGGAGGAGGTCGCGCACGCGGAGGCGCGGCTGGCGGCGGCGAGCGCGAGCCGTCGCTACGTGAGCGAGAGCACGCGGGCGGCGCGGCTGTACTGGTGGACGGCGGAGTACGGGCTCGTGGGGAGCCTGGACCAGCCGCGCATCTACGGCGCGGGCATCCTGTCGAGCATCGGCGAGGCGGTGCACTGTCTGACGCCCGCGGTGCGCAAGCTGCCGCTCACCGTCGCGTGCGCGGACGCGGACTACGACATCACCCGGATGCAGCCGCAGCTCTTCGTGGCGCGCGACTTCGAGCACCTGTTCGAGGTGCTCTCCGAGTTCGAGTCCACGCTGGCGTGGAAGCGCGGAGGCGACTTCGGACTCGAGGTGGCTCGCGAGGCGCGCACGGTGAACCACCTGGTGCTGGCGGATGGGCGCGAGGTGACGGGGCGGGTGAGGGAGTCGGTGCTGGCGTTGGGGCCGGTGGCACCGGGGCTCACGTCCGCGCTGGTCCGGATGGAAGGCCCCATCATCGTCTCACGCGGTGGGAAGAGCGACGGCGCGCGGCCCTGGAACGGCGACGCGCTGGTGGCCTTCGGTGCGGGCGAGCTGCCGGAGCGCGGACCGTTCAAGGTGTCGATGTCGAGTGGTCTGGAACTGGAAGGTTTCGCGGCGGGAGGCGGAGAGGTGCTCGCGCTCCGGGCGCGGCTGGGTGGACGGAACTTGGAAGTCCCCGCGGTGACGAAGCTCTTCCTCACCCCGCACCTGCCCTCGGTTGCGGGAGGTCCGGCGGACCCGGAGACGTGGGACCGGTGGTTCGGCGAGCTGGAGGCGTTCGCCGCGGGCGACGGCGAGGAGCAGGCCCGGGCGCGCAAGTCGCTGGCGCTGCACCCGTCGCTCGCCGCGCTCTACCGGGAGGTGCGCACGCTGCGCGAGTCGGGGAAGGCCCGGCCGGAGCGGCTCTCCCAGATTGCCGCCGCCGCGACGGACTTCCAGGACGACTGGCTCCTGCGCACCGAGGTCGACGAGCTGCGGACGGCTCGCGCCTGA
- a CDS encoding fused MFS/spermidine synthase, producing the protein MSLNARFPKNLVSVLLFLSGGTALVYELVWSKYLGNVLGNSGQAHAVVLATFMGGLALGATVFGRTADRVKSPLALYGVLELGVALYALIFPHVLDTLGSLWLSVAPGVPEGWRVGPRLLVAALSLVVPTLLMGGTLPALVRHFADSLSGVQRELARLYAVNSLGAALGVFIAGTRLVPVLGLSASAKVAAGLNVVLAVAALLLARRHPPALAPGASAPVADESANVAYPRVAVRAALVGVLLSGFTAMLYQVTWIRLLSIVLGASTYAFTLILTAFILGIGLGSFWLMTRAQKTDPLRLFGRMQVALVASLCVALPLYVRLPHLFRTAQWMMTRSVETWPLFQWLTFGFCCLVLLVPTFFMGAAFPAAARVATAKVSEVGRELGSVYLWNTVGTITGSALGGLVLMPWWGMEGNFVAGVVANLIAAALAFHAVPGRPASPARALWPVGAAALLAVVVLGGMSGWSLRLSGIASIRSHQKPPESYAKLVEETERDIRPVFYRDDTFATVMVADYPAAGLRFMKLNGKIDASNGSDVETQVVAGHLGALLHPRDPKNVLLVGAGAAITAGSVLAHPVERLDMVEIAPAVIDAARLFKDDNRNAVDDPRTHVHVDDAKTFMALAQRKYDLVVSVPSNPWVAGVSGLFTRDFFQTVDRHLTDDGVLVQWIHTYESNDELIRLVVRTLRDTFPHATTWLGPHDLVLVASRKPLTFDARKLAARMAAPDVKADLERVGLTDVFALLSKQVHSEDGQLAFAGPGPINTDDQNLLEYASPIAFFVANLDVRVKDERRSPEGSSRLFLEEYLKQHPPTPDEAARLYRNMERYHALNDPLVRGVATLWRSVAPESREAAVAVAKAALAQKDLTLAASLLEPEIAKGVREPVLVTTYLKLVTEQTWATRTAWTPVNPMPALELGRLVAAEHPKDSELARAVRGLCEAMPPSACASTGTSVASPPVP; encoded by the coding sequence ATGTCCCTCAACGCGCGTTTCCCGAAGAACCTTGTGTCGGTCCTCCTCTTCCTGTCGGGAGGTACCGCGCTGGTCTACGAGCTGGTCTGGTCCAAGTATCTCGGGAATGTCCTGGGCAACAGTGGCCAGGCGCACGCCGTGGTCCTCGCCACCTTCATGGGGGGCCTGGCGCTGGGGGCGACTGTCTTCGGGCGGACAGCGGACCGGGTGAAGAGTCCACTGGCGCTCTACGGTGTGCTGGAGTTGGGGGTGGCGCTGTACGCGCTCATCTTCCCGCACGTGCTGGACACGCTGGGGTCGCTGTGGCTCTCGGTGGCGCCGGGCGTGCCGGAGGGGTGGCGCGTGGGGCCTCGGCTCCTGGTGGCGGCCCTGTCGTTGGTGGTGCCGACGCTGCTGATGGGCGGGACGCTGCCTGCCCTGGTGCGTCACTTCGCGGACAGCCTCTCGGGTGTGCAGCGGGAGTTGGCGCGGCTGTACGCGGTGAACAGCCTGGGCGCGGCGCTGGGGGTCTTCATCGCGGGGACGCGGCTGGTGCCCGTGCTGGGATTGTCGGCCTCCGCGAAGGTGGCCGCGGGGCTCAACGTGGTGCTCGCGGTGGCGGCGCTGCTGCTGGCCCGCAGGCATCCTCCCGCGTTGGCGCCCGGGGCCTCGGCGCCGGTGGCGGATGAGTCGGCGAACGTGGCCTATCCCCGCGTGGCGGTGCGCGCGGCGCTGGTGGGCGTGCTGCTGTCTGGCTTCACGGCGATGCTGTACCAGGTGACGTGGATCCGCCTGCTGTCCATCGTCCTGGGCGCGTCGACGTATGCCTTCACGCTCATCCTGACGGCGTTCATCCTGGGCATCGGCCTGGGGAGCTTCTGGCTGATGACGCGGGCCCAGAAGACGGACCCGCTGCGGCTGTTCGGGCGCATGCAGGTGGCGTTGGTGGCGAGCCTCTGCGTGGCCTTGCCGCTGTATGTGCGGCTGCCGCATCTGTTCCGCACCGCGCAGTGGATGATGACGCGCTCGGTGGAGACGTGGCCGTTGTTCCAGTGGCTGACGTTCGGCTTCTGCTGCCTCGTGCTGTTGGTGCCCACGTTCTTCATGGGCGCGGCGTTCCCGGCGGCGGCGCGCGTGGCGACGGCGAAGGTGTCCGAGGTGGGGCGCGAGCTGGGCAGCGTGTACCTGTGGAACACGGTGGGCACGATTACGGGCTCCGCGCTGGGCGGGCTGGTGCTGATGCCGTGGTGGGGCATGGAGGGCAACTTCGTGGCGGGAGTGGTGGCGAACCTCATCGCCGCGGCCCTGGCCTTCCACGCGGTGCCGGGCCGTCCCGCGAGTCCGGCCCGCGCACTCTGGCCGGTGGGTGCGGCGGCGCTGCTGGCGGTGGTGGTGCTGGGCGGGATGAGCGGCTGGTCGCTGCGGCTGTCGGGCATCGCGTCCATCCGCTCGCACCAGAAGCCCCCGGAGAGCTACGCGAAGCTGGTCGAGGAGACGGAGCGCGACATCCGCCCGGTCTTCTATCGCGATGACACCTTCGCCACGGTGATGGTGGCGGACTACCCGGCCGCGGGGCTTCGCTTCATGAAGCTCAACGGGAAGATCGACGCGTCCAACGGCAGTGACGTGGAGACGCAGGTGGTGGCGGGGCACCTGGGGGCGCTGCTGCATCCTCGCGACCCGAAGAACGTGCTGCTCGTCGGGGCGGGTGCCGCGATCACCGCGGGCAGTGTGCTGGCGCATCCGGTGGAGCGGCTGGACATGGTGGAGATTGCTCCGGCCGTCATCGACGCGGCGCGCCTGTTCAAGGATGACAATCGCAACGCGGTGGATGACCCGCGCACGCACGTCCACGTGGACGACGCGAAGACCTTCATGGCGCTGGCGCAGCGCAAGTACGACCTGGTGGTGAGCGTGCCCTCGAACCCGTGGGTGGCGGGGGTGTCCGGGTTGTTCACCCGGGACTTCTTCCAGACGGTGGACCGGCACCTCACGGACGATGGCGTGCTGGTGCAGTGGATCCACACGTACGAGAGCAACGACGAGCTCATCCGGCTGGTGGTCCGGACGCTGCGGGACACCTTCCCTCATGCGACGACGTGGCTGGGGCCGCATGACCTGGTGCTGGTGGCCAGCCGCAAGCCGCTGACGTTCGATGCCCGGAAGCTGGCCGCGCGCATGGCCGCGCCCGATGTGAAGGCGGACCTGGAGCGGGTGGGGCTCACGGATGTGTTCGCGCTCTTGTCCAAGCAGGTGCACAGCGAGGACGGGCAGCTTGCGTTCGCGGGACCAGGGCCCATCAACACGGATGACCAGAACCTGCTGGAGTACGCCTCGCCCATCGCGTTCTTCGTGGCGAACCTGGACGTGCGCGTGAAGGACGAGCGCCGGTCTCCCGAGGGCAGCTCGCGGCTCTTCCTGGAGGAGTACCTGAAGCAGCACCCACCGACGCCGGACGAGGCGGCCCGGCTGTACCGCAACATGGAGCGCTACCACGCGCTGAACGACCCGCTGGTGCGGGGCGTGGCGACGCTGTGGCGCTCGGTGGCGCCGGAGAGCCGTGAGGCGGCGGTGGCGGTGGCCAAGGCGGCGCTCGCGCAGAAGGACCTGACGCTGGCGGCCTCGTTGCTCGAGCCTGAAATCGCCAAGGGCGTGCGGGAGCCGGTGCTGGTCACGACCTATCTGAAGCTCGTCACCGAGCAGACGTGGGCGACTCGGACGGCGTGGACGCCCGTGAATCCGATGCCCGCGCTGGAGCTGGGGCGGCTGGTGGCGGCGGAGCACCCGAAGGACTCGGAGCTGGCCCGAGCGGTGCGCGGTCTCTGCGAAGCGATGCCGCCGTCCGCGTGTGCGTCCACGGGGACCTCCGTGGCCTCGCCTCCCGTGCCGTGA
- a CDS encoding sensor histidine kinase, giving the protein MNAHLLQAALLGWSPGLRVTRAQGDCAAVLRRPAEELLDRPLHLVLGVSPERARELDALAKEHRRHVEFISSQLGGEDATPLRLTLGMEEGESAACVQDLNALLEGAPPVQISRLSSSLSHEIRNPLSSVKMAVQTLARNTGLSDRDRRRLTIANREIRTMERMLWLLSEYGRDTTPNLDAHALRSVLQESTGMVALELAERRIDVRVDEENDLPRVRVDPNRLRPVLAQVLLNVAMAQPEDSAVEVALRRGPPGRVLMVLKDPAAALPPEESGTLFEPFGSRLARGAGLSLAALRRVMMGQGGDVAAEGSAEPGMVFTLTFAT; this is encoded by the coding sequence ATGAACGCCCATCTCCTGCAAGCCGCATTGCTCGGCTGGTCCCCAGGCCTGCGGGTGACCCGCGCGCAGGGAGACTGCGCCGCCGTGCTTCGCCGCCCCGCGGAGGAGCTCCTGGACCGCCCGCTTCACCTGGTGCTCGGCGTGTCTCCCGAGCGCGCTCGCGAACTGGACGCCCTGGCGAAGGAGCACCGCCGCCACGTGGAGTTCATCTCCTCGCAGCTGGGCGGAGAGGACGCCACGCCCCTGAGACTGACGCTCGGGATGGAGGAAGGCGAGAGCGCCGCGTGCGTGCAGGACCTCAACGCGCTGCTGGAAGGCGCGCCTCCGGTTCAAATCTCCCGGCTGTCGTCCTCGCTCAGCCACGAGATTCGCAACCCGCTGTCCTCCGTGAAGATGGCGGTGCAGACGCTGGCCCGGAACACCGGCCTGTCGGACCGCGACCGGCGACGGCTGACCATCGCCAACCGGGAGATTCGCACCATGGAGCGCATGCTGTGGCTCCTGTCCGAGTACGGCCGCGACACGACGCCCAACCTGGATGCCCACGCGCTGCGCTCGGTGCTCCAGGAGTCCACGGGCATGGTGGCGCTGGAGCTGGCCGAGCGCCGCATCGACGTGCGCGTGGACGAGGAGAATGACCTGCCTCGCGTGCGCGTGGACCCCAACCGCCTGCGCCCCGTGCTGGCCCAGGTGCTGCTCAACGTGGCCATGGCCCAACCCGAGGACAGCGCCGTGGAAGTCGCCCTGCGCCGAGGCCCCCCGGGCCGGGTGCTGATGGTGCTCAAGGACCCCGCCGCCGCGCTTCCTCCCGAGGAGAGCGGCACCCTGTTCGAGCCGTTCGGCTCACGCCTGGCCCGCGGCGCGGGCCTGTCCCTGGCCGCACTGAGGCGCGTCATGATGGGACAAGGTGGAGATGTCGCAGCCGAGGGCAGCGCCGAGCCCGGCATGGTGTTCACCCTGACGTTCGCCACCTGA
- the mrpC gene encoding Crp/Fnr family transcriptional regulator MrpC, translating to MHGFNRPLGPIGSNVVAPLQATSSGMMVTANKLVPGQEAIDFKGYFKVESFPHNSTIYRPGDNTDRVYLLKSGRVRLMRIGKNGTRSVVSILRPGDLFGELFRPEGTPIEEMAIAAGEAEVWSIEGRDFRAQLEARPALAVDVVRAYAERVRALRKRVLGLTFKEVPARLADTLLTLVEAHGERCPHGGETDLRGITQQDLADLVGASRSFVSTLINEMKREGVLGNVGRILCVRDQKALRKIASKEK from the coding sequence ATGCACGGTTTCAATCGCCCCCTCGGCCCTATCGGTTCCAACGTCGTGGCGCCGCTCCAGGCGACCAGCTCCGGGATGATGGTGACCGCGAACAAGCTCGTTCCGGGACAGGAAGCCATCGACTTCAAGGGGTACTTCAAGGTCGAGTCCTTCCCGCACAACTCGACCATCTACCGCCCCGGCGACAACACGGACCGCGTCTATCTGCTCAAGTCCGGCCGGGTGCGGCTGATGCGCATCGGCAAGAACGGCACCCGCTCCGTGGTGTCCATCCTCCGCCCGGGTGACTTGTTCGGCGAGCTGTTCCGCCCCGAGGGCACGCCCATCGAGGAGATGGCCATCGCCGCGGGCGAGGCCGAGGTGTGGAGCATCGAGGGCCGCGACTTCCGCGCGCAGCTGGAGGCCCGCCCCGCCCTGGCCGTCGACGTGGTGCGCGCCTACGCCGAGCGCGTGCGTGCGCTGCGCAAGCGCGTGCTCGGGCTGACCTTCAAGGAAGTCCCCGCGCGGCTGGCGGACACGCTCCTGACGCTGGTGGAGGCGCACGGCGAGCGCTGCCCCCACGGCGGTGAGACGGACCTGCGCGGCATCACCCAGCAAGATTTGGCGGACCTGGTCGGCGCGTCGCGCTCGTTCGTGTCCACGCTCATCAACGAGATGAAGCGCGAGGGTGTGCTGGGCAACGTCGGCCGCATCCTCTGCGTCCGCGACCAGAAGGCCCTGCGCAAGATTGCCTCGAAGGAGAAGTGA